One segment of Mus caroli chromosome 6, CAROLI_EIJ_v1.1, whole genome shotgun sequence DNA contains the following:
- the LOC110296577 gene encoding trypsin V-A-like, whose product MITFNFYDKTSQLQVCLKHNIDEIEGAEQFIDAAKMIPHSDYNSWTFDNDIMLIKLKSPATLNSKLSTVSLPQSCPSAGTECLVSGWAVLQFGFKSPSSVLQCLNAPVLSDSVCHKAYPLQITNNMFCLGFLEGGKDSCQYDSGGPVVCNGQLQGVVSWGVSCALEGKPGIYTKVCNYLNWINQTIAEN is encoded by the exons ATGATCACCTTCAATTTCTATGACAAAACAAG CCAACTACAGGTGTGTCTTAAACATAACATTGATGAAATTGAAGGTGCTGAGCAGTTCATTGATGCAGCCAAGATGATTCCCCATTCTGATTATAATTCATGGACTTTTGATAATGACATCATGCTGATTAAGTTGAAGTCACCAGCTACCCTCAACTCTAAATTATCTACTGTTTCTCTGCCACAGTCCTGTCCATCAGCTGGTACTGAGTGCCTTGTGTCTGGCTGGGCTGTTCTGCAATTTGGCT TCAAGAGTCCTTCTTCTGTTCTTCAGTGTCTGAATGCTCCGGTCCTGTCTGACTCTGTTTGTCACAAGGCCTACCCACTTCAGATCACTAATAACATGTTCTGTCTTGGCTTCCTGGAAGGTGGAAAGGACTCTTGCCAG TATGACTCTGGTGGCCCTGTGGTCTGCAATGGACAACTCCAGGGAGTTGTTTCCTGGGGTGTCAGCTGTGCTTTGGAAGGGAAACCTGGTATCTACACCAAAGTCTGCAACTACCTGAATTGGATTAATCAGACCATTGCTGAAAACTAA